A genomic window from Scomber scombrus chromosome 18, fScoSco1.1, whole genome shotgun sequence includes:
- the LOC133999025 gene encoding E3 ubiquitin-protein ligase TRIM39-like, which produces MTMAEAATSDLFSEQELTCSICLDLFSEPVSTPCGHNFCQACIGGYWASSPVCTCPLCKHQFDERPQLSVNKVFSLIADNYKLARYGAAGMPVPDGIGTPMGVTDQGGSTNPFLAAAGGEVVWCDVCTGIKQPAVSSCLTCTASYCSEHVRPHHSTPFYSKHPLMDPQEALRGRTCTAHRRLLEVFCRTCQNCICAICVLEEHRTHKTVSVQTERQGKQKQVARTEQEILNRIKEKETHVTELKRKLDGVKNYTDTERGEVEHLLDEVSGALDRIRSRVVGEMENQLEAVMSKGEGLVGRLEAELSELMDRRATLEVQAISQDHIGFLQSFEEATAPLAEDQQDEVDEDSRFSLHFYLGDVKRVLTEMKDKMDDIRMGEARSRGSRGSFSSGDLTLAESMLSLRASTVSLRKSQWSLRDLKKNKPISGHKKARVYMEDVTLNPVTAYPFLILSEDRKQVKRGEKLQFYRNSQHRFDVWSCVIAKEGFSSGRHYWEVCVGENKDWKLGVVQESAQKKGLFDMSPSNGYYAIWWSGSQLRALTNPPLTKVKHPSKLRQVGVFLDVDEGQVSFYNVKSGSEIYSFTGSSEFTERMFPLLGTGDKEAPLVLVTSQHHLA; this is translated from the exons ATGACGATGGCGGAGGCAGCGACCTCAGATCTGTTCTCAGAGCAGGAACTCAcctgctccatctgtctggacCTGTTCAGCGAGCCCGTCTCTACGCCCTGCGGACACAACTTCTGCCAG GCGTGTATCGGCGGTTACTGGGCGTCGAGCCCCGTGTGCACCTGTCCGCTGTGTAAGCATCAGTTTGATGAGCGACCGCAGCTCAGCGTTAATAAAGTCTTTTCGCTCATCGCCGATAATTACAAACTGGCCCGTTACGGCGCTGCTGGGATGCCGGTGCCGGACGGGATCGGGACACCGATGGGCGTAACGGACCAAGGCGGAAGCACCAACCCGTTCCTGGCGGCGGCGGGTGGGGAGGTGGTGTGGTGTGACGTGTGCACAGGTATCAAACAGCCGGCCGTCAGCTCCTGTCTCACCTGCACCGCCTCGTACTGCTCTGAGCATGTGCGGCCGCATCACAGCACGCCTTTCTACTCCAAACACCCTCTGATGGACCCGCAGGAGGCCCTCAGGGGCCGCACCTGCACCGCCCACCGCCGCCTGCTGGAG GTGTTCTGTCGGACGTGTCAAAACTGCATCTGTGCCATCTGCGTGCTGGAGGAGCATCGAACTCACAAGACCGTCTCCGTCCAGACCGAGAGACAAGGCAAACAG AAACAGGTAGCGAGGACGGAGCAAGAGATCCTGAACCGCATCAAGGAGAAAGAGACTCATGTGACGGAGCTGAAGAGGAAACTGGACGGAGTGAAG AACTACACGGACACGGAGCGAGGCGAGGTGGAGCACCTGTTGGACGAGGTGTCCGGCGCTCTGGACAGGATCCGCTCTCGGGTGGTGGGCGAGATGGAGAACCAGCTGGAGGCCGTGATGTCAAAGGGGGAGGGGCTGGTGGGGCGTCTGGAGGCGGAGCTAAGCGAGCTGATGGACAGGAGAGCAACCCTGGAGGTTCAGGCCATCAGTCAGGATCACATCGGCTTCCTGCAG AGCTTCGAGGAGGCCACGGCTCCTCTGGCCGAGGACCAGCAGGACGAGGTGGACGAGGACTCCAGGTTCTCGCTGCACTTCTACCTCGGAGACGTGAAAAGGGTTCTGACCGAGATGAAGGACAAGATGGACGACATCAGGATGGGAGAGGCCCGCTCCAGAGGTTCCCGAGGATCCT TCTCATCAGGTGACTTGACGCTGGCTGAGAGCATGCTCAGTCTGAGAGCCAGCACAGTCAGCCTGAGGAAGAGCCAGTGGTCTCTGAGAG ATCTGAAGAAGAACAAACCGATATCAG gaCACAAGAAAGCTCGAGTCTACATGG AGGACGTGACGTTGAACCCGGTGACAGCGTACCCGTTTCTGATCCTCTCGGAGGACAGGAAGCAGGTGAAGCGAGGAGAGAAGCTTCAGTTCTACAGAAACAGTCAGCATCGCTTCGACGTCTGGTCCTGCGTCATCGCCAAGGAGGGATTCAGCTCCGGACGCCATTACTGGGAG gtgtgtgtgggggagaATAAGGACTGGAAGCTGGGCGTTGTCCAGGAGTCGGCTCAGAAGAAAGGTCTGTTCGACATGAGTCCATCCAACGGATACTACGCCATCTGGTGGAGCGGCAGCCAACTACGGGCGCTCACCAACCCGCCGCTCACCAAG GTCAAACATCCCTCGAAGCTTCGTCAGGTCGGCGTCTTCCTGGACGTGGACGAGGGTCAGGTGTCGTTTTATAACGTGAAGTCGGGTTCAGAGATCTACAGCTTCACCGGATCCTCCGAGTTCACCGAGAGGATGTTTCCTCTGCTGGGGACCGGAGACAAAGAGGCGCCGCTGGTCCTCGTGACATCACAGCATCACCTGGCCTGA